Within the Apus apus isolate bApuApu2 chromosome 8, bApuApu2.pri.cur, whole genome shotgun sequence genome, the region actTCTCTAGCAAGGCACAGGAGCTGGGGCTCACTGATGTGAAAGGAACACATCTAGTAGCTTCAGGAGATCTGGGTACTTCCTTGCTTGAAAATGAAGAGGGAAATGTCTTGTATgcttttaaatcctttttaatACAGAGACAGGTATGTATACCATCCATGGAGGAAGGTCAGAGCAAGGGCTAGTCTTTCCTGAGTCAGGAGAGAAGGGCTCCTTGACAGGGCATTTGGATGCCTCTTCAAGATTCAGATTTTCCAGCAAAGCACCTTTTTACTGGGAtgttctggctgctgcttctgcagcccatctcctctcACTGCTCTGTTCTCTCTAGGCCGTGTGGTCAATATCACCAGCATGTTGGGACGGATGGCGAGTCCATCTCGGTCCTGCTATTGTGTTTCCAAGTTTGGAGTGGCAGCCTTCTCTGACTGCCTCCGGCAGGAGATGTACCGCTGGGGTGTCAGAGTCATCCTCATTGAGCCCAGTAACTTCGTGGCAGCCACAGGCATCCTGACAGCAGACGGCGTCGACCGGCAGGCTGAGGCTCTGTGGAGCGGAGCCAGCCACACCGTGCAGGAGGACTATGGGAGGGAATATTTCACTCGCCACGTGGCCCTGATGAAGTCCTTTGTTAACAGTGGCCTGAAGGACATGTCCCTGGTCCTGGATGACATCACCGAAGCGCTCACTTCCCCGTGTCCGAGCAACCGTTACAATCCCATGGAGATGTACTGGTGGGTGAGGCTGCAAGTCATGACCCACCTGCCCACTGCCATTGCCGACTGGCTTTACATCCCTGGAGCCAGCCTGTGAGTGGCCGTCCTTCCAGCACCCTTCCAGTGCTCGTATGTGCACACAGGTTAGAGCTGCCCTGGTCAGGGCTGTCTGCACCCATTGCTGATGCATTGCCCCTGTAGATGCATGTGCTTTCCCTTTGGGTTATGCCTTCCAGTCTTGTGGAATGCTGAGAACAGGATGGCTTTTTCCTTATTCTTGCTCGTTGTATTCCTTGCTGTCCTGATTAAAGTTGAAAggtgttttccttttatctgtggaaaatgcagaggaagGCTAACAAAATAGGTCAAATATGTGGCTAATGTAATTAGGTCAGCAGAGTTCCCCCAGTGATAAATTTGGATCACTAATGGACTCCTGCTTTTCCTTACACGGACAGGCTGCTAATAGCAGAGCAAAGCTGTTGCTATGAGATGTCTCAAAGAGAGAAACTAAACTGGGAAACATGCAGAATTTTCCATTTGATTGAAAATGGGTCAGACACAGCCTTCCATTGTTTTTGTCATGCTGCTAGGAAGCTCCGCTCGGCTGTCACTGTCTGTTCATTCCATGAAAATGGCAGCCCTGCCTCTAAACAGCCTCAATATCTAGCTCGGGGTGGTCAGAAGCAAAGAAGGGTTCTTCCCTCCCAGTACTGTGGCCAGGAGGTGCCAGAGCCAGTGActggggacaggctggacaGGGAAAGCCCTTCTAACAATGAATGAGGTCTGAGCCATCCGTCAGTCAGTCCCTGTGGATGCTGGGATTTGCAGTCTCTCTCCACCCACTGCTAATGAGCTTTGTGAGACAGGGTTGACTATGATGTAGCAGACAGGTGAGGCTCCTTGACTGCAGCCTTAGGTACATGTGTCTGAACTACTCAACTGTGGTAGACACTGTCCAGCCATGTCCCTGCTTCCCTCATGTCACTGCCTCATGGAAGGCTCCCTCTTGCTAGTGAGGGAGCTGCTCTTGTTTTCCGagatctatttttttgtttcattctctCTGCATTTGAACAGTGATGTGGCACTGTGCAGCCAGTGTGATCTGACTATGAGTTCTGGAAGGGTGCTTTAAGTGAcacattattatatttttaatattacacAATAAAATTTCCATGTCACCCATGATTGCTTCCTTGGAGAACCTCCTGATAACTGGTATGAGCTATTTTTGCACAGTATCCCCAAGGGTCTCTGCTATTGGCCATATACAGGGATTTCAATCATTTTTCCATCTGCTGAGACTGCCTGGCTTCATGTCCTGTTCCCTCTGTCCCAGTGGTGACCActagcagagcagaaggggctTTGAGcactgctggccaggctggatccCTGCCTTCTTAGTTGAGGGACCAGCATTTCCTTCCGCTACTGAACTTTGCTCTGTTTTGTCCTATGTGGGATTAAGTGCCTATGAAAAGAGCTTATCATTTGTTCTTTCCTTATCTGTCTCTGCTAGCTCTGACTTTGAAACTGTGCCATAAACTTTCTGTATGCTGCTGGCTGTAAATCCTTGGAGTCTGTTTGCCTGGGGAGGGAAGTAGGCTTCCCTTGGAGGTGCTGTGGAGGTAGCTTGTATCCCAAGTAACAACCACCGGAATGCTGGCTGGGCAGTTCTTTTCTACTCCAGGTCATCAGCACACAGAGGTTGCCTGGGATCCAGAACCCAGAACAATCCCACAGAACTGCAGCCTAAGAAGTGTTGTAAtcgctcctgctccctgcactgTGAAATCTGAGTAATGTGAAGTAGCACTGATTtgcacaaagagaaaaataaactgtgagATTTGTAAAGCATGTTTGTGTCTCCAGTGCTCATTTCTACGTTGTTTTTCCCACCTCCGTTGCATCTAAGGTCAAGATTTAATTTGGCTCAGTAATTAAGGAGGTGATGCTGGTTCAGCAGGTAGTGGGACCAGGGAGGCTCACTGAGAACTGCCTGTAGCAGAATGGTTATCAAGACCCATTTAATCACCAGAAGGCAGCTAGAGAGAGGCCTCTGCAAACACATTGTTAGCGTGTGTATTTTATGTGGTTTCCCTCAAATGACAGCGGTGCTGTGCACTGTTTGTTGCCTGGGTGCTGTGCATGTAACTAGTGCAAACACTAGAGCTGCCTGGTAATAAGGATTAGCTCTTCTCACAGTCAGAGCAGAGACTTGCCAGCCAAGAATTGTCTGAGGGGCTAAGAGTGCTGCAAAAGGAAGAGCAAGTGTCAGGTGTTTCTGTATGGTGCAGATGATCATGTAAACTCTGATAAAGCAGAGCAAAGCCGAGATGACCAAGCAGGTCCCTTCTCATCTTGAGCAATGGAGGGAAGAAAACTCAGTTCCAATTGACAGTGACCTTCAAAGCCAGAGGGCAGAGACAGAAGTTCAGTGATATCCCTTGGAAGTCCATGCTGATTGGTGCTGTGGTATCCTGCAAGGAGTTAGGCTGCTGAAGTTGcctgtgcttttcctttcaagGGCCAGCTGCTGAGACTGTGGCAGTGTCCTACcattttctgcatgtttctCACAGTGCTTTGGAAGACAATGAAGGTACAGCTCCTTGGTGCAGGCTCCTTTAGCCTTTGTaaagtgtttctgtttttcctttcagatcaGTGTTGTTCTCTGCAATAACACTGGGAAGATCTCTACAGCAGCCACAACCAGTCAGAAAGGCTGCTGGGGTCCTGCCTTGCTAAGAGAGATGCTGGCCCAGACACTACTGGCAGCCAGGGCAATGCATGCGAATAGGACACTTTCTCTGgcttgctgcttctgcagagacCTCTGCttgccagcacccagctctgcaacAGTGCCACCCAGTGCACCCTGCAATAGAGGCCTTGCTTAGCAAATTTTTAAGACCTAGGATCACCAGTATGGGTCTTTCTAGCTTGAAGACCTCCCCTGAACATGGCGGTGCTGTAAAAATAGCAATGACAGCACCTGTCCTTATGGCTGCAGTTTTGAAACATGGGTTTTCAGCTTCTTGTGCAACCACAATGCTGGGAAATATCttagaaacaaaccaaaaccaatacCAGCAGGTTTCTCAGCCAGCAGCCTGAGCCCCAAGGATTGGAAAGGTGCTACAAATAGCACGACAATTTGTAATGGAGCTAGCTCCACCTCCAGGGTCAGATCTGGAGCCAGACACTGTTAATTCattctcagcagtgctggaaggTCCCCAGGGATACTACTGATACTTCCATATCATCCTCTCCCCAACACTTGTTTAGGGAAGGAGCAGGCCTGTGTCTTCACCCCAGATGAAATACAACTTTTGCCCTGGCAGAACATGATCAGGAGGCACAAAGCAGCCATGCGTGCAGGTGTCCTGCAGTATGCAGTGCTTTCCCTTGCAGTGCCCTGGCAGTGAAGCAGCTCATCAGAGCACTCAGCAGGGTGCAGGGAGGGGATGAGCTGTGCAGTGAGCCCATCTCCTGCTCTGGGCAccagggcagccaggctggttgGTGGCACCACCTCACTGGAGTGAAAGGGAGCTGCAGACACAGTGCTTGGCTGAGCCAGTGTTCAGGTGTGGTTATCACATACATGCTACAGTGAACATGCAGTAATTCACTTCCCTCAGGGTGGTTTAATTTGGTTCCCTGAGGGTGGTTTGCCTCACAGTACTTTTTGCCAATAGAGCAGTAACAGAGGGGGTCTCTGCTCATCCCAttgcctgcagctttgcagtaTCACTTTCCTCTGTCCTTAACAGAGCAGCTGTTTGTGTTTCAGTCCCGTAGGTATGGTCAGGGAGATATTTTACTTGTGTCTTTTCTGATAGAGCACATAATTATCAGATTAGCCTTAATGAAAGAGCCCTTGCCACCTGGCAGATTCCAGCCCCAAGGAATCAATATGGAGAAAGATTCTGAAGTTTTCTGGCTTTTTGGAAaactatttgtatttttaagagcGAGGGTTCCTAAGACTCAGTGATACTGCTATGCCATTTCCAGCTTGGCAGCTTCATAGCCATTTTATCATGAAGTTGTCCAAATTAGATTTATGGGTTTGCTTTGAAGAGTACATAGTGACAGTCGATCGATCTATCTTATCTATCAGGACTCTTGCCTTCCCCTGTGCCTGTCTGTTCCTAGCCAGCATGGCACAAGGTTGTCCACCTAAGCATGTCACATCAGGTGTTTGGGCCCCATGTATGAATGGTGTTTCTCGTATAGGACCTGTCTGATGATGTTGTGAAAGTTTCTCAGTTCTAGCACgcagccagagcagctctaATCACCTTAAATCTGGCAGATTTCACTGTACTTGTCAAGACATCAATAAAAGTAGAAACAGGTAAAATGAAagaatttctgctttaattGTAGAGAGTGCA harbors:
- the LOC127387605 gene encoding D-beta-hydroxybutyrate dehydrogenase, mitochondrial-like isoform X2 → MRGSALPLLALSAALVLAGGGWCLGRLLLLLLPRPRRALPAKGKAVLITGCDKGFGHALAKRLHAKGFTVFAGCLLMDENGDGARELKNMKSDRMQVLQMDVCSDQEVARAVDFVKRMLKEPEEGRVVNITSMLGRMASPSRSCYCVSKFGVAAFSDCLRQEMYRWGVRVILIEPSNFVAATGILTADGVDRQAEALWSGASHTVQEDYGREYFTRHVALMKSFVNSGLKDMSLVLDDITEALTSPCPSNRYNPMEMYWWVRLQVMTHLPTAIADWLYIPGASL